TGAAATTGCTGGTACTTTCGAGAGCGAACAGCCATCTGATACAGACTTAGGTGCTGGCGAACCGAAAGAAGTCAAGATTCGCGGTCTATTTTTTGCACGGGTTGAATCGACTCGTAGCTAAATTCTCTAGAGTTAGATAACTGACCTGGCATTCAGAACTACAATTCTGTAAACATCAGGTTTGATCGCAAAAGTTAACTTCTTTGCCCACATTTTCAGGGCTGTTTCATTCCTATAAAAGCCTTACAGAGACGAAAAGAAACAAGAGAAGAATTTCTCCTTCCCTTGTCCCCAGCTTTTCAAGAGGCTTTGAAAGAATGAAACAGCCCTGCCTTTTTTCAGGGTGGTACATAGATTTCTGATAAAGAGGCGGAAAGCTTAAAGCCTAATATGCTTGGGTTAGTGATATTTTGCCGCGCAAGACCTTCCCAAATCAATCTCGCATTTTGTTGTATTTGCTTGCGTAAATATACATACTATTTTTCAAATATTATTAGTTATTTTTAATTGTTAGATGAATTTCGGTTGAATTGACAGGTAATTTTACTGTAAATTAAACTTTTACTATCTAATAAAATTCCGACTATTGTTGTTTTGTTTTGGGAAATTAGCTTCATCATTAATTAATTAAAGTTAAGTAAAATCTCGGTTTGATATTTAGTAATTAATTTTATATTTTATTTCTATGTAGTTCTAAAAATAGCTACAGATTATCCCAAAGATAAATAACAAACTAAATACCAACTTCACCCATTTAAATTTTGCGTGGTTGTCAAGCAATTCTATTGGGATTTTGCCTAAAAAAAGTTGTTAATCCCATAGTAATTGCTATTACATACAGCGCGATATTCTGTTTAATATCGCACAATCGCAATTTAATTTAAAAGTGAGTAATTGATTGTTAATTTACTCAATAGACACGGTGCTATGCCTACCACAGTCACCAATGAACTAAAACATGAAATTTGGCAGTTGTTGCGAGAATATCAGCAATCTCGGTCAGAAAATGTTCGTAATAAACTGGTAAAACTCAATTTTGGACTTGTGAGAAAAGAAGCTCACTACTGGACGAATCAATGTCATGAAACCTACGATGATTTGCTCCAGGTTGGATGTTTGGGTTTAATCAGAGCGATTGAAAAATTTGAACTTTCCAAGGGACATGCCTTTAGTTCCTATGCTCTCCCTTATATTCGGGGTGAAATTCAACACTATCTCCGAGATAAAGGTGTCACCGTGCGAATTCCTCGGAAGTGGTTAGCACTCCAACAGCAAGCAATAGGAGTGTCACGTTCTTGGCGTGAAAAGCATAATCGCCAACCAACAGATACCGAATTAGCAGCAGCGCTAGAAATTTCTCCAAACGAATGGCAAGAAATTAAGTTAGCGTGGATAAATCGCGCTCCCTTGAGTCTTGATGTGCCAATCCAAGATGGAGAAGAAGGTTCTACTTGTTTGGGAGAATTGGTTCCCGATCCTCACTATCGCAGCTTTCAATTGGCACAAGAAGACCAACTTCGCTTGCAACAAGCATTGGTTCAACTCGAACAACGCACCCGTGATGTCTTGGAATGCGTATTCTTACAAGATTTGACACAAAAACAAGTTGCAGAACATCTCGGGATAAGTGTCGTGACAGTTTCCCGTAGAGTCAAGAAAGGTCTGGATTTGATGAAACAGCTTATGGGTGTAGCAGACGATTAACTGCAAATAAACTAAACCCGCAGTTATGCTGGGATGTTAGTGTTAAAAATAACCCTTGAAATGTAAAAAATTAGGTTATAAAGGTAACATACTTTGCCTTTGATACAAATTTTAGGCATGTATATTTCCATTTTTCAATTTTCCAATGGCTTTTGAGAACAGCTCATGGGCAGAAATTTAAAAATTACAATTGCAGCTATTTTAACCTTAGCGATCGCTGGATGTGCT
The Nostoc punctiforme PCC 73102 genome window above contains:
- a CDS encoding RNA polymerase sigma factor SigF, which codes for MPTTVTNELKHEIWQLLREYQQSRSENVRNKLVKLNFGLVRKEAHYWTNQCHETYDDLLQVGCLGLIRAIEKFELSKGHAFSSYALPYIRGEIQHYLRDKGVTVRIPRKWLALQQQAIGVSRSWREKHNRQPTDTELAAALEISPNEWQEIKLAWINRAPLSLDVPIQDGEEGSTCLGELVPDPHYRSFQLAQEDQLRLQQALVQLEQRTRDVLECVFLQDLTQKQVAEHLGISVVTVSRRVKKGLDLMKQLMGVADD